The Henckelia pumila isolate YLH828 chromosome 2, ASM3356847v2, whole genome shotgun sequence genome includes a window with the following:
- the LOC140878800 gene encoding probable inactive carboxylesterase Os04g0669700, with product MAPVSTFAKYKLVFLGDQSIGNTSIITRFMYDKFENTYQLVFLFSLLNDLTLMSRLICLVLEDNVLTLDFMLVLYESRSVVYLSKRYSSQHEKNYTEIFTWLHGLGDSGPANEPIKTLFTSPQFRKTKWSFPSAPSNPVTCNYGGVMPSWFDIAEIPVTADSPKDEGSVLKAVQNIHAMIDKEIAAGINPINVFVCGFSQGECPNPA from the exons ATGGCTCCAGTTTCGACGTTCGCGAAGTATAAATTAGTGTTCCTGGGTGATCAGTCCATTGGGAATACGAGTATAATCACTCGATTCATGTACGATAAATTCGAAAATACGTACCAG CTCGTTTTCCTGTTTTCGTTGCTCAACGATCTTACTCTCATGAGTCGTCTTATATGTTTAGTGCTTGAAGATAATGTGCTCACGCTGGATTTCATGCTAGTGCTG TATGAATCGAGGTCAGTGGTGTACTTGTCAAAAAGGTATTCATCACAGCACGAGAAGAACTACACGGAGATTTTCACGTGGCTACATGGACTGGGCGATTCGGGTCCTGCTAATGAACCCATCAAGACGCTTTTCACGTCTCCCCAGTTCAGAAAAACCAAGTGGTCTTTCCCTTCTGCTCCTTCTAACCCTGTCACTTGTAACT ATGGTGGTGTTATGCCTTCATGGTTTGACATTGCTGAAATACCTGTGACAGCT GATTCCCCAAAAGATGAAGGCAGTGTGCTCAAAGCAGTTCAGAATATACATGCAATGATAGATAAAGAGATAGCCGCTGGAATCAATCCTATCAATGTTTTTGTTTGTGGATTTAGTCAAGGAG AATGTCCTAACCCGGCATGA